One window of Bacillus sp. (in: firmicutes) genomic DNA carries:
- a CDS encoding DNA alkylation repair protein, producing the protein MTEPYCCPNCGTNRSRFNIIEQVPKPVKMDPQTGEIIQDYSNQALDPFHTPYRGPSFRVQCGVCGLIEDERQFVQFGARPR; encoded by the coding sequence ATGACAGAACCATACTGCTGTCCAAATTGCGGTACAAACCGCTCTAGATTTAATATTATCGAACAAGTTCCAAAGCCTGTTAAAATGGACCCGCAAACAGGTGAGATTATTCAAGACTATTCTAATCAAGCACTTGACCCATTTCATACCCCATACCGCGGACCTTCCTTTAGAGTTCAATGTGGTGTATGCGGGCTAATTGAAGATGAACGGCAATTTGTACAATTTGGAGCCAGACCCCGCTGA